The Lysinibacillus irui sequence ATGTTATAAAAGCGGTTTACGATGTGATCTACATTGTCCATAACATATGGCTGGAAAGCCTTTAAATATTGTAAGTCTTGCTCCGTTAAGTTCAGCATTTCAATTTGCTTCGCCATTGATTGGCGATTAGACAAATCCATTTTCACTGTGTATTGCTGTAGATCCAATACCTTCGTCTTTCTCTGTTTTTGAAAAATCACACATCTTCCCTCTTTCATTCTGTTTACTTTCAGCAGGCCGAGAAACATCAAATACCTTTTAACATATTGATAGATTAATGAAAAAATACCTATCCATAACGTCTTGGCATAACCATATACATTTTTCCAAGTTTATTGAAAAAAACTTCCCTTTCAAACACTATGAATGACAAACAGTAGATTTTTGCATATGTACCTTTTCAAAATCACTCATATACCTTAATCATTTTATAATTTGCTGTCAATTTTTAACCACCCAATATTTTACATAAAATGTATAAAAAGTCCCTACAGTAAATTCACTTTAAAAAACAATTAAAAAGCTACCACACTATTAATTGGTAGCTTTTTTTACCCGATTTCTTGATTATTATGCTTATTTTTTTAAAATTTCTTCTGGCACCCTATAAATTTCACTATATTAATAATTTTTACCCTTAAAACAACTAAAACTATATACTTACTAAAAGGTTTATTCATATACCAAAAGTTTCATGTTAATCAGATGTATAAATAATTCAAAGACACTATATTTTTTAACACAAAATTTACAAACTTTTAAGTTCCTGTAATATTTCCGAAGCTTCTTTAATGCCTGCATCTGCTGCAAGTCCATACCACTTGATGGCCTCTTTCAGATTTCTAGCTATCCCTTCACCTTTATTGTACATATGCCCTAGCTGTAACTTGGCCTCTGCATCCCCTTGAAGGGCAGCCTGTTTAAACCAATGAATGCCTTTTTCAATATTTCGTATACCTGCAAGCCCATTACTCCATATATACCCCAAATCATAAAAAGCATCTACATGATATTGTTCTGCAGCTCGTTCATACCAAAATAGTGCGCGGTTTACCTCCTTCGTTTGGCCTAGGCGTCCCTCTAAATAAATTCCACCAAGAAGATATTGTGCTTCTACATAACCGGCCTCTGCAGATTGTTTATAGGCATTGAATGCTGCCTCCATATCTACAGTCACGCCTAACCCCTGCTCATATATAATCCCTAGCGTAAACATGGCCTCTGGTACATTCTTTTTAGCAGCATAGTCAAACCATTTTTTTGCTAATGTATAATCCTTCGTTACTCCTTCACCATTAAAGTACATATCCGCTAAATTATTGGCAGCATCCGCATGTCCCTGCATTGACGCCTTTTCATAGTATAAAAAGGCCATCGAATGACTTTCTTCTACTCCAATTCCTTCAAAGTAAAAATTACCTAACATATATTGTGCATCGGCATTCCCTTGAGTCGCAGCTAACTCAAACCATTTCAATGATTTTTCGATCTGAAAATGATTACCTTCCCTAGCATTGTAATATTCACCTAGTTGATACTGTGCATCCGCGTCCTGTTCTTCAACCGCCTCTTTATATAGATCAATCATGACCTCATGATCCAAATCCTCTTCCTCTGAAATAGCAACTTGTTCATTATTTTGGTGGTGGAAGTACCATTCTATAATATCAAGCACGTCATCCACTACTTCTATACGATTTGCTAGCTTTTCTAGCGAGGAAATTTGCCAAACAAGTATATAGATTGACTGTGGTATGGCCTCACGCAACACATCGTCATACTCCGCTAACAATGTTAATACATTCTCCTGCACTGATTGGTATTGTTCTGATTGGACAATTTGTAAATGGCGTTGCTGCTGTTCTTTTAATAGCCTCCTCACTATTTGATACAATATTTTTTGCAAGGCTGCTAGGTTAACTTCAGCGAATGTAAGTAATTTTATATTTTGAGCAAACCATGAATTTTCTGTTTGTATCAGATTTTGTAGAGAATCAATTCGTTCTTTGTTTCGCTTAACTAACATTTGCTCGTACATTATTTTCCTCCCTTGCACGCTCTATCAATTACGTCCAAATTTTTTCGAACTTGCTCGAAAAGCTCACCTTCACAACTACCGCTTCACAATCAGAATAAAAATTGCTGAATCAAGCTAAAAAACTGCCTTACCACTATTATATGGAAGACAGTTGAATTTTGGTTACACATACGCTCTCAATAGCAAGCCTACGAATAGGGTGATGATTAAAAAGACTGTAATGTGTGCCCATTTATACATTTCTAATAAGCCAATAAATTCTCTTGTGAATGCGTTTGGAACATAGTAAAAGGCTGTCTTAGAACCAATTCCTTCCGCATCTAATTTTGCCTTTTTCGCATAAATACTTGCACGAAACACATGAAAATTATTCGTAACAAAAATAGAGCGATATTTTTCACCTTGTGCATGATGGTCCATTACCTTTTTCGAAAAGGACATATTTTGTTCTGTATTAGAGGATTGATCCTCTTTTAGAATCTTGTCAGGGGGAATTTGGTGAATATTAATTAAGTATTGTTTCATAGCAAATGCTTCCGATATCCTTTCATCATTCCCTTGCCCACCTGACACAATGATAAAAGGCCTTTCCCCATACTTTTTATATTGCTTCACCGCCTCATCTAAACGACTTGCTAAAAGAGGGGGCACTCTATCACCAATTAACCCTGAGCCCAGAGCAATTATATAGTTAGGTTCATAGCGTATCGGCGTATAATGATACAATATGGCATATGCTAGGACACTTGTGTATAAAAACATTGTATAGCCAAAAATCAAAAATGCATAGAAGAAAAGAATATGCCAAAGGACATTTTCAATTTCAATAAAAATGACGAAAACATACCATATCATCATCATAACAAAACTTAGCCCCAGAATGGCTAACATTAAATTACGTACTTTACGTCCTTCCTTTTCCAATAATACTTTACTATTGAAAAACATGGCGATTGATAAAATAAACATAATGCTAGGAAAGCTTGCTAATATAATAAATATCCCCATTTCTGAAATAATCCCCTGATCATTTGGCAGCAATAACGGATAATGGATCATAAGTAATCGAATAACATATACACCTATCAAACCAAGAGCTACCACATTGAGAAAGCGCCTTTTTTCTGTTAGGTACAACAGGAAAAATATTGAAATTAATATTATGAATGTTAGTAGCATCACTTCACCCCTTCCTATTACTTCATTTTTACAATCATTGTATCTGTCACTACTTGTTCAAATTTTTTGATAGAGCCCAATTATCTGAAGCGTTTGTTTTATTT is a genomic window containing:
- a CDS encoding SEL1-like repeat protein, coding for MYEQMLVKRNKERIDSLQNLIQTENSWFAQNIKLLTFAEVNLAALQKILYQIVRRLLKEQQQRHLQIVQSEQYQSVQENVLTLLAEYDDVLREAIPQSIYILVWQISSLEKLANRIEVVDDVLDIIEWYFHHQNNEQVAISEEEDLDHEVMIDLYKEAVEEQDADAQYQLGEYYNAREGNHFQIEKSLKWFELAATQGNADAQYMLGNFYFEGIGVEESHSMAFLYYEKASMQGHADAANNLADMYFNGEGVTKDYTLAKKWFDYAAKKNVPEAMFTLGIIYEQGLGVTVDMEAAFNAYKQSAEAGYVEAQYLLGGIYLEGRLGQTKEVNRALFWYERAAEQYHVDAFYDLGYIWSNGLAGIRNIEKGIHWFKQAALQGDAEAKLQLGHMYNKGEGIARNLKEAIKWYGLAADAGIKEASEILQELKSL
- a CDS encoding YdcF family protein encodes the protein MLLTFIILISIFFLLYLTEKRRFLNVVALGLIGVYVIRLLMIHYPLLLPNDQGIISEMGIFIILASFPSIMFILSIAMFFNSKVLLEKEGRKVRNLMLAILGLSFVMMMIWYVFVIFIEIENVLWHILFFYAFLIFGYTMFLYTSVLAYAILYHYTPIRYEPNYIIALGSGLIGDRVPPLLASRLDEAVKQYKKYGERPFIIVSGGQGNDERISEAFAMKQYLINIHQIPPDKILKEDQSSNTEQNMSFSKKVMDHHAQGEKYRSIFVTNNFHVFRASIYAKKAKLDAEGIGSKTAFYYVPNAFTREFIGLLEMYKWAHITVFLIITLFVGLLLRAYV